From the genome of Actinacidiphila yeochonensis CN732, one region includes:
- the tsaD gene encoding tRNA (adenosine(37)-N6)-threonylcarbamoyltransferase complex transferase subunit TsaD, producing MADEPLVLGIETSCDETGVGVVRGHTLLADAIASSVDEHARYGGVVPEVASRAHLEAMVPTVQRALAEAGVRAQDLDGIAVTAGPGLAGALLVGVSAAKAYAYALGKPLYGVNHLASHICVDQLEHGPLPEPTMALLVSGGHSSLLLAPDITSDVRPLGATIDDAAGEAFDKVARVLGLGFPGGPVIDRYARDGDPEAIAFPRGLTGGKDPRYDFSFSGLKTAVARWVEARRRDGQDVPVADVAASFQEAVADVLTRKAVRACKDNGVDHLMIGGGVAANSRLRAMAQRRCEDAGIRLRVPRPGLCTDNGAMVAALGAEMVARGRSASSLELPADSSLPVTEVSVPGPGPAADGPAHGGTHGHGHAGQHTHGHGPGHGHQHTHDHVHELSKENLYG from the coding sequence ATGGCGGACGAACCCCTGGTACTGGGCATCGAGACCTCCTGCGACGAGACCGGCGTCGGTGTCGTACGCGGCCACACGCTGCTGGCCGACGCGATCGCCTCCAGCGTCGACGAGCACGCCCGCTACGGCGGCGTGGTCCCCGAGGTGGCCAGCCGCGCCCACCTGGAGGCGATGGTCCCCACCGTGCAGCGCGCCCTCGCGGAGGCCGGGGTGCGCGCCCAGGACCTGGACGGCATCGCGGTGACCGCCGGGCCCGGCCTGGCGGGCGCGCTGCTGGTCGGCGTCTCGGCGGCCAAGGCGTACGCCTACGCGCTCGGCAAGCCGCTGTACGGGGTCAACCACCTCGCCTCGCACATCTGCGTCGACCAGCTCGAACACGGCCCGCTGCCCGAGCCGACGATGGCGCTGCTGGTCTCCGGCGGCCACTCCTCGCTCCTGCTGGCCCCCGACATCACCAGCGACGTGCGGCCGCTCGGCGCCACCATCGACGACGCGGCCGGCGAGGCGTTCGACAAGGTGGCCCGGGTGCTCGGCCTGGGCTTCCCCGGCGGCCCGGTCATCGACCGGTACGCCCGCGACGGCGACCCGGAGGCCATCGCCTTCCCGCGCGGCCTGACCGGCGGCAAGGACCCGCGCTACGACTTCTCCTTCTCCGGCCTGAAGACGGCCGTCGCCCGCTGGGTCGAGGCCCGCCGCCGCGACGGCCAGGACGTGCCCGTCGCCGACGTGGCCGCGTCCTTCCAGGAGGCCGTGGCCGACGTGCTGACCCGCAAGGCGGTGCGCGCCTGCAAGGACAACGGCGTGGACCACCTCATGATCGGTGGCGGCGTGGCCGCCAACTCCCGGCTGCGGGCGATGGCCCAGCGCCGCTGCGAGGACGCCGGCATCCGGCTGCGGGTGCCCCGCCCGGGCCTGTGCACCGACAACGGCGCGATGGTGGCCGCGCTCGGCGCCGAGATGGTCGCGCGCGGCCGGTCCGCCTCCAGCCTGGAGCTGCCGGCCGACTCCTCGCTGCCCGTCACCGAGGTCTCCGTACCCGGCCCCGGCCCCGCCGCCGACGGCCCCGCGCACGGCGGCACGCACGGACACGGCCACGCCGGGCAGCACACCCACGGCCACGGGCCCGGTCACGGCCACCAGCACACGCACGACCACGTGCACGAGTTGAGCAAAGAGAACCTCTACGGATGA
- a CDS encoding THUMP-like domain-containing protein: MTPEDLAALAGPAGQELLAELRDHDPADELATATRLRRRYDAPLVSAALGQARLRQRAAAKFAPEDAARMYFTPAGVEQATRATVAAYRARRFRELGVRRVADLCSGIGGDVMALARAGIEVLAVDRDPLTCAVAAANVAALGLSELVEVRCADVTEVDPAGREGCDAVFVDPARRTGRGRTFDPEAYSPPLSWAVGAARAVPFAAVKAAPGIPHEAVPEEAEAEWVSDRGDVKEAALWFGTGPGTVRATLLPGGASLTGAGPPPEALVRPVGRYLYEPDGAVVRAHLVAAVAEELGGGLVDPTIAYVTADAARPTPYAAGYEITDVLPFNLKRLKALLRERGVGRLTVKKRGSAVEPEEVRRRVRPQGPNEAVVFLTRVAGAPSMLVGAPLRDGGSAG; the protein is encoded by the coding sequence GTGACACCTGAGGACCTCGCAGCGCTGGCCGGGCCGGCCGGGCAGGAGCTGCTCGCTGAACTGCGCGACCACGATCCGGCCGACGAGCTGGCCACGGCCACCCGGTTGCGGCGGCGGTACGACGCCCCGCTGGTGTCGGCCGCGCTGGGGCAGGCGCGGCTGCGGCAGCGGGCGGCGGCGAAGTTCGCGCCGGAGGACGCGGCGCGGATGTACTTCACGCCGGCCGGCGTCGAGCAGGCCACCCGCGCGACGGTGGCGGCGTACCGGGCGCGGCGGTTCCGGGAGCTGGGGGTGCGGCGGGTGGCGGACCTGTGCTCGGGGATCGGCGGCGACGTCATGGCGCTGGCCCGGGCCGGCATCGAGGTGCTGGCCGTGGACCGGGACCCGCTGACGTGCGCGGTGGCGGCGGCGAACGTCGCGGCACTGGGCCTGTCGGAGCTGGTGGAGGTGCGCTGCGCGGACGTCACGGAGGTCGATCCGGCCGGGCGGGAGGGGTGCGACGCGGTCTTCGTCGACCCGGCGCGGCGGACCGGGCGGGGCCGCACCTTCGACCCCGAGGCGTACTCGCCGCCGCTGTCGTGGGCGGTGGGCGCGGCACGGGCGGTGCCGTTCGCGGCGGTGAAGGCGGCGCCGGGCATCCCGCACGAGGCGGTGCCGGAGGAGGCCGAGGCGGAGTGGGTCTCGGACCGGGGCGACGTCAAGGAGGCCGCCCTGTGGTTCGGCACCGGCCCGGGCACGGTGCGGGCCACGCTGCTGCCGGGCGGTGCCTCGCTGACCGGGGCGGGGCCGCCGCCCGAGGCGCTGGTCCGGCCGGTGGGGCGGTACCTGTACGAGCCGGACGGCGCGGTGGTGCGCGCCCACCTGGTGGCGGCGGTCGCAGAGGAGCTGGGCGGCGGCCTGGTCGACCCGACGATCGCCTACGTGACGGCGGACGCGGCGCGTCCGACGCCGTACGCGGCCGGATACGAGATCACCGACGTGCTGCCGTTCAACCTCAAGCGGCTCAAGGCGCTGCTGCGGGAGCGCGGGGTGGGCCGGCTGACGGTGAAGAAGCGCGGCTCTGCGGTGGAGCCGGAGGAGGTGCGGCGCCGGGTGCGGCCGCAGGGGCCGAACGAGGCGGTGGTCTTCCTGACCCGGGTCGCGGGGGCGCCGTCGATGCTGGTCGGGGCACCGCTGCGGGACGGCGGCAGCGCCGGCTGA
- the groES gene encoding co-chaperone GroES, translated as MTTASTKVAIKPLEDRIVVQPLDAEQTTASGLVIPDTAKEKPQEGVVLAVGPGRFEDGKRLPLDVSVGDVVLYSKYGGTEVKYNGEEYLVLSARDVLAIVEK; from the coding sequence GTGACGACCGCCAGCACCAAGGTTGCCATCAAGCCGCTTGAGGACCGCATCGTGGTCCAGCCGCTCGACGCCGAGCAGACCACGGCCTCCGGCCTGGTCATCCCGGACACCGCCAAGGAGAAGCCCCAGGAGGGCGTCGTCCTGGCCGTGGGCCCGGGCCGCTTCGAGGACGGCAAGCGCCTGCCGCTCGACGTCTCCGTCGGCGACGTCGTGCTCTACAGCAAGTACGGCGGCACCGAGGTGAAGTACAACGGCGAGGAGTACCTCGTCCTCTCGGCGCGCGACGTCCTCGCGATCGTCGAGAAGTAA